In one window of Niallia sp. Man26 DNA:
- a CDS encoding helix-turn-helix transcriptional regulator, protein MGKHLVGNHIRRLRFSHNEMTQQQLADKVGVTRQTIVALEKGNYSPSLELAFRISHVFQLPLEEIFFYEKNV, encoded by the coding sequence ATGGGTAAACATCTTGTCGGCAATCATATCAGAAGATTGCGATTCAGCCATAACGAAATGACCCAGCAGCAATTGGCTGACAAGGTAGGCGTAACAAGACAAACAATCGTGGCACTCGAAAAGGGCAACTACTCCCCATCATTAGAACTAGCCTTTCGTATTTCCCATGTGTTTCAATTGCCGTTAGAGGAAATATTTTTTTATGAAAAAAATGTTTAA